From a single Rutidosis leptorrhynchoides isolate AG116_Rl617_1_P2 chromosome 5, CSIRO_AGI_Rlap_v1, whole genome shotgun sequence genomic region:
- the LOC139848544 gene encoding uncharacterized protein, producing the protein MDLSTTRKRRKVISESHVGDGIPMSVSGCVTSLSSSSASFRDDVALRVAPSYGHSAGVSVDFNQIASSLENTEGVTNAYGDLGDCNCVCSFCGATFWYEEMLKISSNALKFNRCIEGGRVDLPREDEPPAIFVQLLSNKNYLDNIRAYNQMFSMASYRAHTDDSVNNNRGPYVFKISSQVYHWIGSLCPKEGDPPRFLQLYIYDTVNEVRNRMRIFGGDNSEVLRARIIGQLIEVLNANNELVKLFRSARDRTLMNDVPDLHVRLYSVIGSGQYELPASNAIGAIIFGFSDGTRTDYDMIIEYKGGTPKRINKLHLSYMSLQFSLLFVYGQTGYHPGLKLRNIRGGGGRSKDKMTMNMFYTYQLHDRYNMFGLMSRSGRLFQQYVVTAYCTIELDRLDYVRNNQQNISNEFLSGLYDALSRGDYYGADVGSRTILPASYPGGPRYMYSHYLDALAICRVHGNPKFFITFTCETVHFCPKKMKNYLVPIEPLPDPVTDPNGYKVVADMMMHGHSGLSNTKAPCMEETMQEPVCSKKFPKPLNESTYFDKDGFFHYRRRNLGISADKKICSLDNGYVVPYNRLLCLQFHAHINVEWCGWTMLIKYLFKYISKGTDFIAAHIPKPVVGDTSVNAEQNRNYDEIRNFVDARFICPHEACWRIFNFPIHFREPAVPILSVHLKDMQLVKFRSNQRLRSVVNNPVAKKTTLTEWLFYNRHADDGKHLTYLDFPLEFVWVDNEKRWKRRCNLNKPSIGRLTYMHPAFGEVIKRSEDSEI; encoded by the exons ATGGATTTAAGTACTACTAGAAAAAGGAGGAAAGTCATTAGTGAATCACATGTTGGAGATGGTATTCCAATGAGTGTGAGTGGCTGTGTTACTTCTTTAAGTTCGTCTTCAGCGAGTTTCCGTGATGATGTCGCCTTGCGGGTAGCTCCTTCTTATGGACATTCAG CCGGAGTATCTGTTGATTTCAATCAGATAGCTTCCAGTTTGGAGAATACAGAAG GGGTGACGAATGCGTATGGTGATCTTGGTGATTGTAATTGTGTTTGTTCTTTTTGTGGTGCTACTTTTTGGTATGAAGAAATGTTAAAAATTTCTTCAAATGCTTTAAAATTTAATCGTTGTATCGAAGGAGGTCGGGTTGATTTGCCACGAGAAGACGAACCTCCTGCTATTTTTGTACAGTTGTTAAGTAACAAAAATTATCTTGACAACATTCGTGCATATAATCAGATGTTCAGCATGGCTTCATATAGGGCTCATACTGATGATTCAGTCAATAACAACAGAGGTCCATATGTATTTAAGATTTCGAGCCAAGTTTATCATTGGATTGGATCGTTATGTCCGAAAGAAGGTGATCCTCCCCGTTTTTTGCAATTGTATATATACGATACCGTCAATGAAGTCCGAAATAGGATGAGAATTTTTGGTGGAGATAATTCTGAAGTTCTTAGGGCTAGGATTATAGGGCAGCTCATAGAAGTACTAAATGCCAACAATGAATTAGTGAAGTTATTTAGGTCTGCTAGGGATAGGACATTAATGAATGATGTTCCTGACTTACACGTTAGACTGTATAGTGTCATTGGTTCAGGACAATATGAATTGCCAGCCAGTAATGCTATTGGTGCTATTATCTTTGGGTTTAGTGATGGAACTAGGACAGACTATGATATGATCATAGAGTATAAGGGCGGTACACCGAAACGCATAAATAAGTTACATCTATCCTACATGTCTTTACAATTTTCGCTTTTGTTTGTTTATGGTCAGACGGGATACCACCCAGGTTTAAAGCTGAGAAATATTCGTGGAGGTGGTGGAAGGAGTAAGGACAAAATGACCATGAACATGTTTTATACTTATCAATTACATGATAGGTATAATATGTTTGGCTTGATGTCTAGGTCTGGGAGGTTATTTCAACAATATGTCGTTACTGCATATTGCACTATAGAGTTAGATAGGCTCGACTATGTGAGAAATAATCAGCAAAATATAAGTAATGAATTCCTATCTGGTTTATATGATGCTTTAAGTCGAGGTGACTATTATGGTGCCGATGTTGGTTCAAGAACTATATTGCCTGCATCATATCCTGGGGGCCCTAGATACATGTATAGTCACTATTTGGATGCGCTTGCTATTTGTCGTGTACATGGAAATCCTAAGTTTTTCATTACATTTACCT GTGAAACAGTTCATTTCTGTCCTAAAAAGATGAAGAATTATTTGGTGCCTATAGAGCCG TTACCCGACCCCGTGACTGACCCAAATGGTTACAAAGTCGTAGCTGACATGATGATGCATGGTCACTCCGGTTTATCAAATACGAAAGCACCCTGTATGGAGGAAACTATGCAGGAACCAGTTTGTTCCAAGAAGTTCCCGAAACCATTAAATGAAAGCACATACTTTGATAAAGATGGTTTTTTCCATTATCGAAGGCGTAATCTGGGTATTTCAGCTGATAAGAAGATTTGCAGCCTTGATAATGGTTATGTAGTTCCATATAATCGTTTGTTATGTCTACAGTTCCATGCACACATCAATGTCGAATGGTGTGGTTGGACAATGCTCATAAAATATTTATTCAAGTATATCTCTAAAGGTACCGACTTCATCGCCGCTCACATTCCCAAGCCCGTAGTTGGTGATACTTCCGTTAATGCTGAACAGAATCGAAACTACGATGAAATAAGGAATTTTGTTGATGCTCGATTTATCTGTCCACATGAGGCGTGTTGGCGTATATTTAACTTTCCAATTCATTTCCGTGAGCCAGCGGTTCCGATTCTTTCAGTTCATCTAAAAGACATGCAATTGGTGAAATTTCGGTCTAATCAGCGCCTAAGGTCAGTCGTGAATAATCCAGTCGCAAAAAAGACTACACTGACAGAATGGTTGTTTTATAATAGACATGCAGATGACGGAAAGCATTTAACCTATCTAGATTTCCCCCTCGAGTTCGTCTGGGTAGATAACGAAAAACGATGGAAAAGAAGGTGCAATCTGAACAAGCCTTCAATAGGTCGACTTACATATATGCATCCTGCATTCGGTGAG GTGATTAagagaagtgaagactcagaaatataa